A region from the Rhinoderma darwinii isolate aRhiDar2 chromosome 2, aRhiDar2.hap1, whole genome shotgun sequence genome encodes:
- the LOC142743147 gene encoding protein BTG2-like: MSVRSAPDSHSETLPEITAAVSFLSSLLRSRLSEQQLQGFSGALRDTLIEHYRHHWFPDKPAKGSGYRCIRINHKMDPIISKVAARINMRYMLGLLPKELTLWVDPYDVSYRIGEDGSICVLYESSAPNTVPCGPLSCKSELLGCSRAPNQYLMAVGS, encoded by the exons ATGTCCGTCAGGTCTGCGCCAGACAGCCACTCGGAGACGTTACCAGAGATCACAGCTGCCGTTAGCTTCCTGTCTAGCCTTCTACGCAGCCGCCTCAGTGAACAGCAACTACAGGGATTTAGTGGAGCATTGCGGGACACGCTAATCG AGCACTATAGACACCATTGGTTTCCAGACAAGCCTGCCAAGGGTTCTGGCTACCGCTGCATCCGCATCAACCATAAAATGGACCCAATAATCAGCAAAGTTGCCGCTCGCATAAATATGCGTTATATGCTTGGTCTCTTGCCCAAAGAGCTCACGCTGTGGGTGGATCCTTATGACGTTTCCTACAGGATTGGTGAGGATGGCTCAATCTGTGTTCTGTATGAGTCATCTGCTCCtaacactgtgccctgtggccccTTAAGCTGTAAGAGCGAGCTGCTGGGGTGCTCCAGAGCACCAAACCAGTACCTGATGGCGGTGGGAAGCTAA